ttgccaaaaatcggcctcaatttcgaggtcgagattttgatgccgatcgacagtctggatcctcacgatcctgggagagtaggtcgtccaccgatctggccctatttgcctgaaatatagccttgcgaagatttgaatttgcgtatctttgaaatactggtatcttctgcatgctatatctctgcaatacagcggccgatcggggcatggcatgtcttttcgggaaggggcgagtcctgccaatcgactgcgatcggaaaaaaggacattcctttcatcacgattttcgccaaaaatcatgatggttacatcattaaaattgccaaaaatcggcctcaatttcgaggtcgagattttgatgccgatcgacagtctggatcctcacgatcctgggagagtaggtcgtccaccgatctggccctatttgcctgaaatatagccttgcgaagatttgaatttgcgtatctttgaaatactggtatcttctgcatgctatatctcggctacacagcggccgatcggggcacggcatgtcttttcgggATGGGGCGattcctgccaatcgactgcgatcggaaaaaaggacattcctttcatcacgattttcgccaaaaatcatgatggttacatcattaaaattgccaaaaatcggcctcattttcgaggtcgagattttgatgccgatcgacagtctggatcctcatgATCCTTagagagtaggtcctcccccgatctggccctatttgcctgaaatatagccttgcgaagatttgaatttgcgtatctttgaaatactggtatcttctgcatgctacatatgtatatctctgcaatacagcggccgatcggggcatGGCATGACTTTTCGGGAagaggcgagtcctgccaatcgactgtcatcggaaaaaaggacattcctttcatcacgattttcgccaaaaatcatgatggttacatcattaaaattgccaaaaatcggcctcaatttcgaggtcgagattttgatgccgatcgacaggctcgatcctcacgatcctgggagagtaggtcctccccggatctggccctatttgcctgaaatatagccttgcgaagatttgaatttgcgtatctttgaaatactggtatcttctacatgctatatctctgcaatacagcggccgatcggggcatggcatgtcttttcgggaaggggcgagtcctgccaatcgactgtcatcggaaaaaaggacattcctttcatcacgattttcgccaaaaatcatctCCCGGTGACGAAAAGACTTgtcacgccccgatcggccgctgtttGGCAGAGATATGgcgtgcagaaaaaactagtattttaatggtatgcaaatccaaatcttttGAGGGGTATATCTCATGGATATAGATCCTTTTGGAAGGACTCAAACAACCCCACCCAGTTATATTTCGCGATTCTttgcaaggatgatttttttcaatagttttattcattaaaacttagcttagtataaataaatgaacaagcggaaacaatttgtatctactatctaaatgAATGGAATTTCATATCCTTAATCTTAACAACAATGAGATctatctagagtctagtagCCCGCGTAGCTCCTCCCTTGGTTaccatagtcaaagtccttgttgtcgatggccaggtcgaaggatgacgatggcttgcTTGGGATCTTGCATGGGGTGCGCTTCTGTCTTGCTGGGATAAGATTCTCTCTGTCTGGAATAGGACTCAGTTTGTCTCGAATACGCCTCGGTAATGCTTGGATAGGTCTCCGTCTGGTGGGGCGCAATCGGATAGTCGTATCAAGCGTGTGGCAAAGCGTTGGGTACATAAgtcctctgtgaaggaagatatattttaaaataaatccaTAATTATATACTTTTTCACTTACGCGTCTCGATGCTAAAGCCGAGCGTTTGATTTCGCCGTCGATCACTGGTCCCTGCTGCAGTGGACTGGCCGCCACATTGTCGACTCAGCGACACAGCAGGACAGCCAATGGCTGCCACAGTCCAGCTAGGTGCACATCCTTTGGACCTCCCAAAAATACGAGGAGCTACGGCGGAGGAGAAAACAGCGTGGGACGCAAGGAAGAGGGCCATGGTACTGTCCGGACCCAAAGGTCGCAAAGGCCGCAGGCCACAGGTCGCAGCTCGCGACAGGAAGCAGGTCCTGAGGGGCTCACGGCGTCGGGGTCTCCTGCGCGAAAGAGCCTGCGAGGAGTTTGCGATTTCAACCGGTCAGGCGGCTGGAGTGGACAGCCGTATACTCGCTCATATAAACCGGAAGACCAGAAGGGTGAAGCCCCTGGTAAAAGATGGTGGGCATATCGGTGTCCACGGGCACGCAAGAGCACGTCCTGCATAAAAGAAAGGAGGAGTTGAATAAAgtaaatgataataataatagcttAATAGCTTTACCTGACGGGGTATGAGAAGGTTATCGCGGCACACAGTTTGTGGGCAGAGGGGGGAAAATCACCAGAGCGGCGCAAAGCACGAAAAAGTGAAGGTAAAGAACTAGATCCGCTTATCCGGAGAAATAGATCATGAAATATGCACTCagaggaaaaaaaagcaaTTCGTAATCTTTATTGGAAGCTGGGATCATCGGTTTTCAGTTTATTTTCAACAGGGTTTCCAGGGTCTTCGGTTCTGGCTTTCCGCTACCGCCGTGTCCTAAATACCTCGAGGACCGTGTATAAACGAAAAGAATAACGGACAGCTCAATAGGGGAGACAACGCACATGAGAGAATAACAGACGCAGGCAGCTCTATAAATGCTTGTTATGTACTATGTAATAGCAATAGAACATAGCATAAATCAACAACACAAGAAAGAGCAGCACAGCTGTAATTTCTAATCAATAGAAACAACACCAGAAAGAGCAGCAACGATAGAAACTCGAACGCTGCTGCTCTTTCTGGTGTtcatatatctacatatgtatgataCAGCTTAGATTTTCTATTGATCATTTTGATATATGtgacaattttttttaattttaaatacaaaaggTGCCTATCATTCATTAATGAAcatttttcattgaaaaatcCGTCGGTCtgtattttttcaaaaaagaaaatctaACCGAcacaattttttgtatatatgtatgtttatgtCTGGCAGCATTAATTACGAGAGTCACGACTTATCGATAgaaaatttggaaaaattcgGCTGTTAGGCCGCCACTTAAAGCACAATTTAAATGTTGTTCTTGCATGAAAGATTGAGGCGATTTTGTGAATTCCACGAGTTTTCTATggcaaaaatatacaaaaaaacgaaaataaattcattttccaaaaattcatttttaatttcttttacaGAACAGTTCTTCAGAAAGCTTGCTCAAAAAGTTGTAGTATTGCATTGCCGTAATTGCCAAAGAATATGATGGCACCGACGATGAGAAGTCCGGCCAAAAACATGAACCTGTTAGGAGAACGCTGGCGAAGCAGTTTCCTGACTTTTTTCCCCTTCTGAGCAGGATCACGTAATTCCTTGATTTCC
The sequence above is a segment of the Drosophila pseudoobscura strain MV-25-SWS-2005 chromosome X, UCI_Dpse_MV25, whole genome shotgun sequence genome. Coding sequences within it:
- the LOC117185119 gene encoding uncharacterized protein, with protein sequence MALFLASHAVFSSAVAPRIFGRSKGCAPSWTVAAIGCPAVSLSRQCGGQSTAAGTSDRRRNQTLGFSIETQDLCTQRFATRLIRLSDCAPPDGDLSKHYRGVFETN